The Oncorhynchus masou masou isolate Uvic2021 chromosome 13, UVic_Omas_1.1, whole genome shotgun sequence genomic interval TACCGGGgctagtccttgatggaggtgttagtgctggtgctggtgctagtccttgatggaggtgccGGTGCTAGTCCTTGGAGGTGCCGGTGCAagtccttgatggaggtgccggtgctagtccttgatggaggtggCGGTGCAAGTCCTTGATGGAGGTGCTGGTgctagtccttgatggaggtgccGGTGCAAGTTCTTGATGGAAGTGCTGGTGCAAGTCCTTGATGGAGGTTGTGTCAAGTCcttgatggaggtggtggtgcaagtccttgatggaggtggtggtgcaAGTCCTTGATGGAGGTGGTGTGTGCCGGTGatagtccttgatggaggtgttAGTGCCGGGGCTAGTTcttgatggaggtggtggtgccAGTGCTGGTCCTTGATGGAGGTGTTCGTGCTGGTgctagtccttgatggaggtgccggtgctagtccttgatggaggtgccTGTGCTAGTCCTTGATGAAGGTGTTAGTGCTGGTgctagtccttgatggaggtggTTGTGCCGGGGCTAGTCCTTTATGGAGGTGCCGGTgctagtccttgatggaggtacctgtgctagtccttgatggaggtgttAGTGCTGGTgctagtccttgatggaggtgttAGTGCCGGGGCTATTCCTTGATGGAGGTGCCGGTGCTTGTCCTTGATGGAGGTGCCTGTGCTAGTCCTTGATGAAGGTGTTAGTGCTGTGCCTGTGgtagtccttgatggaggtggTTGTGCCGGGActagtccttgatggaggtgccggtgctagtccttgatggaggtggtggtgccggtgctagtccttgatggaggtgcctgtgctagtccttgatggaggtgttAGTACCGGGgctagtccttgatggaggtgccggtgctagtccttgatggaggtggtggtgccggtgctagtccttgatggaggtgcctgtgctagtccttgatggaggtgttAGTGCTGGTGCTTGTCCTTGATGGAGGTGCCGGTGCTAGTACTTGATGGAGGTGTTAGTGCCGGGGCTAATCattgatggaggtggtggtgcaGGGGCTAGTCCTTGATGGATGTGGTGGTGCCGGTGCAagtccttgatggaggtgttAGTGCCGGGgctagtccttgatggaggtgccGGCGttagtccttgatggaggtggTGTGTGCCGGTGatagtccttgatggaggtgttAGTGCCGGGGCTAGTTcttgatggaggtggtggtgccAGTACTGGTCCTTGATGGAGGTATTCATGCTGGCgctagtccttgatggaggtgccggtgctagtccttgatggaggtgccTGTGCTAGTCCTTGATGAAGGTGTTAGTGCTGATGCTATTCCTTGATGGAGGTGCCGGTGCCGGGgctagtccttgatggaggtggtggtgcctGTGgtagtccttgatggaggtgttAGTGCCGGTGATAGTCCTTGATGGAAGTGGTGGTGCCGGAgctagtccttgatggaggtgccGGTGCTAGTCCTTGATGAAGGTGTTAGTGCTGGTgctagtccttgatggaggtggTTGTGCCGGGGCTAGTCCTTTATGGAGGTGCCGGTgctagtccttgatggaggtacctgtgctagtccttgatggaggtgttAGTGCTGGTgctagtccttgatggaggtgttAGTGCCGGGGCTATTCCTTGATGGAGGTGCCGGTGCTTGTCCTTGATGGAGGTGCCTGTGCTAGTCCTTGATGAAGGTGTTAGTGCTGTGCCTGTGgtagtccttgatggaggtggTTGTGCCGGGActagtccttgatggaggtgccggtgctagtccttgatggaggtggtggtgccggtgctagtccttgatggaggtggtggtgccggtgctagtccttgatggaggtgcctgtgctagtccttgatggaggtgttAGTGCTGGTGCTTGTCCTTGATGGAGGTGCCGGTGCTAGTACTTGATGGAGGTGTTAGTGCCGGGGCTAATCattgatggaggtggtggtgcaGGGGCTAGTCCTTGATGGATGTGGTGGTGCCGGTGCAagtccttgatggaggtgttAGTGCCGGGgctagtccttgatggaggtgccGGCGttagtccttgatggaggtggTGTGTGCCGGTGatagtccttgatggaggtgttAGTGCCGGGGCTAGTTcttgatggaggtggtggtgccAGTACTGGTCCTTGATGGAGGTATTCATGCTGGCgctagtccttgatggaggtgccggtgctagtccttgatggaggtgccTGTGCTAGTCCTTGATGAAGGTGTTAGTGCTGATGCTATTCCTTGATGGAGGTGCCGGTGCTGGGgctagtccttgatggaggtggtggtgcctGTGgtagtccttgatggaggtgttAGTGCCGGTGATAGTCCTTGATGGAAGTGGTGGTGCCGGAgctagtccttgatggaggtgccggtgctagtccttgatggaggtAGTGGTGCCGGTGCTCGTCCTTGATGGAGGTGCCTGTgctagtccttgatggaggtgttAGTGCAGGGgctagtccttgatggaggtgttAGTGCCGGgctagtccttgatggaggtgttAGCGCTAGTgctagtccttgatggaggtgcctgtgctagtccttgatggaggtgttAGTACCGGGGCTACTCCTTGATGGATGTTTTAGTGCCGGGGCTAGTCattgatggaggtggtggtgccGGTGCTCGTCCTTGATGGAGGTGCCTGTgctagtccttgatggaggtgttAGTACCGGGgctagtccttgatggaggtgttagtgctggtgctggtgctagtccttgatggaggtgccGGTGCTAGTCCTTGGAGGTGCCGGTGCAagtccttgatggaggtgccggtgctagtccttgatggaggtggCGGTGCAAGTCCTTGATGGAGGTGCTGGTgctagtccttgatggaggtgccGGTGCAAGTTCTTGATGGAAGTGCTGGTGCAAGTCcttgatggaggtggtggtgcaagtccttgatggaggtggtggtgcaagtccttgatggaggtgttGGTGCCGGTGCAAGTCcttgatggaggtggtggtgccGGTGCTCGTCCTTGATGGAGGTGTTAGTACCGGGgctagtccttgatggaggtgttagtgctggtgctggtgctagtccttgatggaggtgccGGTGCTAGTCCTTGGAGGTGCCGGTGCAagtccttgatggaggtgttAGTGCCGGTgctagtccttgatggaggtggCGGTGCAagtccttgatggaggtgccGGTGCAagtccttgatggaggtgccggtgctagtccttgatggaggtggtggtgccGGTGCCATTCCTTGCTGGAACTGCTGTACACGTTCTCAACACAACCACTTTGAGTTTCGTCTCCTGTCCCAGGCAATGTGGACTTCATATTGATTAATAATACAGTAAGGTATCACAGTAAAATTCCTCCTCCCCAGCTCGACAGTAGAGTGAGGAGGAAACAAGGGGGGGATATTTTAACTGTGACTCATATTCAGACAGGCAGATAGATGAAATTGCTGCTAAAAAAGTTCAGAGGGGTCTATGAAGAAAGTTTCCCTGAGCAAACTAAACTCGGTCTGACTTTCTCAGACCGGTCTGTGTGCATGTCCGTGTGCGCGTGCTCAAAAGAGCGAGAAGCtcggagatggagagaggagatgaaggaTGACAAgcattacatttatttttgcttCTCTTAAAATCTTGTCAGACCAATTATCATCCAGGATATTACTGGCTCTATGGCTTTGGACAAGTATTCATTGTTGTCAGGAAACGTGCAAGCAATAGCTGGTCACTTATTCATgaacagagctctctctctctcaggtctaccCAGTGGGTTCAGTATGGCGCTTTttggggtgttctgtctgtcagggtgcactgtgtgtgtatgtaataaACCAAACCCCATGTTTCTTTCTTTAATATGGTGCATTGTTAATGATTCATTTTTTTatgcattttctttaaaaagatCATACATTTATTAATTCAACAACAATCAACATCAACACCTAAACAAACAAGTAAAACATCTACTGAAATCAAATCATCCGATTTGGGAGCTTCAGCGCCTCCATAGTGGAGTTCTTCCTGACTCTGGCCACTAGTCTGCCCTCAGGGGTCAGCGTGCCCCTGACCGACAGGGGGTCCATGTCCTCCAAGAGCATGGTCTTATGTGTAAACGTATCACTGACACTCCCATTCTCCAACACCTGAGGCAGAGAGAGTatgatgagagcgagagagtggaatgagggaggaagaaggatggagggagaggccaAGTAGAGGGAAGGAGAAATAGAAGATGGAGATGACAAAGAGAGCAAGCAGAGAAAGAGTaaaggagagatggaaagggaatatcatttttatttatttcacctttatttaaccaggtaggcaagttgagaacaagatctcatttacaattgcgacctggccaagataaagcaaagcagttcgacacatacaagaacacagagttacacatggagtaaaacaaacatacagtcaataatacagtagaaaaataagtatatatacaatgtgagcaaatgaggtgagataagggaggtaaagaaaaaagaaggccatggtggcaaagtaaatacaatatagcaagttgTAACAGGATTCttctggtgaaggagaggaggaccaatatAAAGCGTGGTTttaattcatggttctttaataaagaaactatacatgaacaaactacaaaaaccagaaacgtgaaaacccgaaacagtcccgtgtggtacaaatactgacacaggagacaaccaccCACTAAACacgctacctaaatatggttcccaatcagagacaatgactaacacctgcctctgattgagaaccatatcaggccagacatagaaatagacaaacaagacatccaacatagaatgcccattcagatcacaccctgaccaaacaaaacatagaacatacaaagcaaactatggtcggGGTGTGACACAAGTAAAACACTgcaatggttgatttgcagtggaagaatgtgcaaagtagagatagaaataatgggatgCAAAGGTGCAAAATAAATTAATACACTAGTGaatgaggtagttgtttgggctaaattatagatgggctatgtacaggtgcagtaatatgtcagctgctctggcagctggtgcttaatgctagtgagggagataagtgtttccagtttcagagatttttgtagttcgctccagtcattggcagcagagacctggaaggagaggcggccaaaggaagaattggttttgggggtgaccagagagatatacagtgccttgcgaaagtattcggccttttgccacatttcaggcttcaaacataaagatataaaactgtattttttttgtgaagagtcaacaacaagtgggacacaatcatgaagtggaacgacatttattggatatttcaaacttttttaacaaatcaaaaactgaaaaattgagcgtgcaaaattattcagcccctttactttcagtgcagcaaactctctccagaaattcagtgaggatctctgaatgatccaatgttgacctaaatgactaatgatgataaatacaatccacctgtgtgtaatcaagtctccgtataaatgcacctgcactgtgatagtctcagaggtccgttaaaagcgcagagagcatcatgaagaacaaggaacacaccaggcaggtccgagatactgttgtgaagaagtttaaagccggatttggatacaaaaagatttcccaagctttaaacataccaaggagcactgtgcaagcgataatattgaaatggaaggagtatcagaccactgcaaatctaccaagacctggccgtccctctaaactttcagctcatacaaggagaatactgatcagagatgcagccaagaggcccatgatcactctggatgaactgcagagatctacagctgaggtgggagtcagtcgtatattgcacaaatctggcctttatggaagagtggcaagaagaaagccatttcttaaagatatccataaaaagtgtcgtttaaagtttgccacaagccacctgggagacacaccaaacatgtggaagaaggtgctctggtcagatgaaaccaaaattgaactttttggcaacaatacaaaacattatgtttggcgtaaaagcaatacagctcatcacaatgaacacaccatccccactgtcaaacatggtggaggcagcatcctggtttgggcctgcttttcttcagcagggacagagaagatggttaaaatttatgggaagatggatggagccaaatacaggaccattctggaagaaaacctgatggagtctgcaaaagacctgagactgggacggagatttgtcttccaacaagacaatgatccaaaacataaagcaaaatctacaatggaatggttcaaaaataaacatatccaggtgttagaatggccaattCAAAGTCCatactacaaagtattaacttaagggggctgaataattttgcacggccaatttttcagtttttgatttgttaaaaaagtttgaaatatccaataaatgttgttccacttcatgattgtgtcccacttgttgttgattcttcacaaaaaaatacagttttatatctttatgtttgaagcctgaaatgtggcaaaaggtcgcaaagttcaaggggggcaaatactttcgcatggcactgtacctgctggagcgcgtgctactggtgggtgctgctatggtgaccagcgagctgagataagggggtcTTTAcccagcagggtcttgtagatgacctggagccagtgggtttggcgagtatgaagcgagggccagccaacgagagccttcaagtcgcagtggtgggtagtatatggggctttggtgacaaaacagatggcactgtgatagactgcatccaatctATTGAGtatggtattggaggctattttgtaaatgacatcgctgaagtcgacgatcggtaggatggtcagttttacaagggtatgtttggcagcatgagtgaaggatgctttgttgcgaaataggaagccaattctagatttaactttggattggagatgtttgatgtgaatctggaaggagagtttacagtctaaccagacacctaggtatttgtagttgtccacatattctaagtcagagccgtccagagtagtgatgttggacaggcaggcaggtgcaggcagcaatgagttgaagagcatgtatttagttttacttgtatgtaagagcaattggaggacacagaaggagagttgtatggcattgacgctcgcctggagggttgttaacacagtgtccaaagaagggccagaagtttacagaatggtgtcgtctgcgtagaggtggatcagagactcaccagcagctaGAGCGACATCatagatgtatacagagaagagagtcagtccaataattgaaccctgtggcacccccatagagactgccagaggcccagacaacagaccctccgatttgacacactgaactctatctgtgTCTAAGGGGatgaattcaagtcgaaccacctagcctccatctcccatcgaatCGTGGTACCTGAAGGatttcattcctatgctgtgagctctgagctacagagctgtctgtcctcagaagaccccttccagagaaaggggtgagggaacagactcctaagccaaaatgGGACATTAACACCGGGAGGACGAgcagggaggtgcacaggagagGTGCGTCATCGAACAAGCGGAACGGTCCACACAGAGGATCCCCGGAGATCATCACCAcagtaattacatcattatattctgacccatagaGCGGCAGTTTGAGGCAAGGCTcaggttagaatagcatagctgacaaattcacccaaatgtatatttctcttgtgtactcctttttctctctcttttaaatccccattttgggtaacGCGCCagagtgtgttggcccgttatactaagttctaatcaatagcctataatgtgttttgtttatgtgtatcttttatcatcattttagctttttagtaaataaatattaaatTAAGATTGATGTGGTACAAATTCATTAGTGGGACCAGGATCCGTGCAGTCGCAAGGGCTATACGACATTCAGATTATGACACTGATAGAGGAAACTAGTTAATTAGtagctgttgtaaaatcgatattctgatattctttgagttaatttgggatatacaaactcaataaaaactagttttcccatggtgccccaggttaatgagttaatcattgcttgattcagttaatcacgtaATTAGATAcctttaatcattcgatgagcaacagtcgtcacattaaccaATACAACGTCACAAcagcatattgacattaaggagaggtgcttagtcgagtgatcataagggtgaGGTTGATTGGGGTCATGACGATTCAGACAGCTTGCCGGGACATCGGTAGCatgctagcataggatggaggtctgtttttagccaccttgtgcgtttccgtcggtagattagtggggttctgtgtggtagaggggatcaatccaattggcaaaatagatatagttatagtgacccaagaaaaattgtccgatagacctattcaggtagcagccgataagacaggcCTTCACGATAAGACAGGCCTTCAGAACATCCTGAATTCTTTCGGAATGGAAATGTTGCTCAATTAGTATCAAAACATTCCCCATACAATTACACCACTGCCACGAGCCTGTATCTTTGACACCAAGcagaatggggatgtttttccacaACTCAGTTGTCCAGTTTTGCTTCCGCTTCTTCTTGtatttagctgataggagtggaacccaatGTGGTCGTCTGCAGCAATAGCCCATCCATAACGAAGACCGATGAGTTGTGCATtcccgagatgccgttctgcacacaaCTGTTGTACTTTGCCGTTTGTGGcctgcctgttagcttgcacgattcttgtcattctccttcgacctctcatcaacaagctgtttttcactcacaggactgccgctgactggaagttttttgtttgtcgcatcattctcagtaaaccctagacactgttgtgGAACCAGCGTGCCTGGAACtgacgatcataccacgctcaaagttgcTTAGGTCACGAGTTTTGCTCATTCTAACTTTTGAttcaaacagtaactgaatgcttcgatgcctgtctgcctgctttgtACAGCAAGCTttggccacgtgactcactgtctctcAGAGTGAACCATTTTCATGaagggggtggtgtacctaataaactggccactgggTGTATGTCTATTATAGTGTATGTCTGAGGTTGGTTGcagctgtcatttgccttttgcAAATTTCCAAATACAATCCAAATAAAAAACGtacagtttggaaagcaaattctgtcattactaaattatttcattggtcctcaacttGTGACTTAGACACTTCATTCAGGATAAATGGAGTTAAccctgcgttcaaaacaactgggaactcaaaaACTGTTTTACTCCAACTGGGAAATATAGTTTAGAACCGTCATTCAA includes:
- the LOC135553432 gene encoding heat shock protein beta-7-like, yielding MALTSFSSTDLPMSSSSYCSSSHYSSSNTYRSEGSGGGAAEPLFEPSLDAAVVGPSKPVWRGGGCGPPVWPPFSGHHKDSYGYPVPGTLVPQQCLGFTENDATNKKLPVSGSPVLENGSVSDTFTHKTMLLEDMDPLSVRGTLTPEGRLVARVRKNSTMEALKLPNRMI